The Methylomonas sp. UP202 DNA window CTACTCCTGATCAAAAAATCACAGGATGCCTCAGGCTGAATGATCTCAACAGGTGGGCGGGATAGAGCCTTACATTTGGACGCCATTCTTCTCCGTTCCACTAGCAATGTTGCCTGTCTCGTTTTTTGTGTACGGCCATCGGTTTGGTGCAGCTAAGGTGGCCGTAGACTTCTTGAAATCGTGGTCTGCCCGCTTGCCGCAACTCATCAGTCGGCACTGGACAGCTTGTGCGAGACTTTGTTGGACTTGTTGGCGTTGGCCGAGATTCGGCCTAACGCTATCCAGTCGTCGCGGTCCCAAGCCGTTACCCTGCTGGAAATCAAACGCCATGTTGAACAGCGACTGGCCGATCCGGCGCTGAATGCAAGCGGCATTGCCCAAGCCGTAGGACCGTCGGCGCACTATATCAATGCGCTGTTCGAACAAGAACGGCAATCTCTGATGCGCTATGTTCTGCAGCGATGCTTGGAGCGCTGCCATCAAGCGATCGCGCAACGGCAAACGGCGGGATTGACGATTTCGCGGATTGCCTTTCGTGGGAGCTTTAACGACTTGGCGCATTTCAGCCGGGTATTTAAAAAGCAATATGGCGTGTCGCCCAGCGCATTGAAATTAGCGGAGTAGACGTAGAACCAGATTGTTCTGGTGCAAACGTCTGTTCGATGAGGCCTCTTTGAATTGCAGGGGAGGGCAGTAAAACCCAGGTCATTGCCCGCCGACCATCTGTGCCAATCTGACCAAGGCCTGATTGATCCGTTCGTCCCAATCCACCGCGCAATTCAGGCGGATGAAATTGCGGTATTTTTGCGTCGCCGAGAACATTGGACCGGGCGCGATGCTGATGCCTCGCTCCAATGCTCGCCGGCTCAGCGCCGTCGCATCGACCGTTTCCGGCAACTCCACCCAGATCACGAAGCCGCCCTCCGGCTGGGTCACGCGGGTGCCGAGCGGAAAATAAGCGCCGATGGCCGCCGTCATTCTGTCCACCGCTTGCCGGTATTGGTTGCGCGCTTGACGCAGATGCCGTTCGTAGCCGCCTTTGGCCAGCATTTCCGCGACCGTCAATTGCGCGTGAGTCGGCGTCGCCAGATTGCCGACGTATTTCAGGTACTCGGTTTGCTCCAGGTACGGTCCCGCCACCAGCCAACCCACCCGTAAACCGGGGCACAGCGATTTGGAAAACGACGAGCAATACAACACCCGGCCTTCGCTGTCCCAGTTTTTCGCCATAGACGGCCGTTGCGGGCCGAAACCCAAGTCGCCGTATATATCGTCTTCGATCAGCGCGATTTTATGGCGGTTGACCAACTCTACCAGCGCGCGTTTGCGTTCGTCGCTCATGCAGTAGCCCAAGGGGTTGCTGTAATTGGGCACCGCGATACAAGCCTTGATCGGCCATTGCTCGCAGGCCAGTTGCAGTGCGTCCAGCGCGATGCCGTCGCGCGGATGGGTCGGAATCTCGATCGCGCGCAGTGACAACGATTCGATGACTTGCAACAGCCCGTAAAAGGTCGGCGATTCGACGGCGACGATGTCTCCCGGCTTGGTAACCGCCCGCAAGGCTAGCGTCATTGCTTCCTGGCAGCCGTTGGTGATCAGGATGTCGTCGGGATCGACCGGGCAGCCCTGTTCCGACATGCGCCTGGCAATTTGTCGGCGCAATTCCGGTTCACCCGGTGGGAACTCGTAATTGGCAATGCGCTGACTGTAACGGCGGGCGACACTGGCCGACAGCTGGGCCATTTTTTGTGTCGGTAAAAATGCCGCCGCCGGCACCGCCGCGCCCAATTGCACGATCTTCGGATCGTTGGTGGCCTTGACCAGACGCAATACCCATTCCTGACCCGTCACCAGCGTTGGTTCGCGCGGCGGTGCCGACATCGTTGGTTCATGCAGCGAACTGCGTGGGCGCGGTTTAACGTAATAGCCAGAACGCTGCCTGGCTTCGAGATGGCCCTGATCCTCCAGCAAACGCAAGGCGCTGACCGCTGTCGCGGTGCTGACTTGGTGCTGCCGGCTAAGCTGGCGTACGCTGGGCAGGCGTTCCCCTGGCCGGTACAGATTCTGGGCGATGGCGTTATATAAATGTTCGGCGAGGTTTTCGTAACGAAGATTCATGGCGGCGGGCAATACAGTTTCGGCGCTTGGCAACCGATACAATTCAATTGTGGTTAAAATTGTATCGATATAATTAACAGAGTTTGCATCTGTATCGATTGCAAGATCATAGCCTAAAGTAGCGCCTCCAACCAACTCATTAGAACAGCTCAGGAGGATACGATGGTCAAGCAATCGGTAACTTGGTTGAACGGCCAACTGCTACCCACAGAACAGGCGACAGTTCCGGTCAACGACCACGGTTTGTTATACGGCGACGGCGTGTTCGAAGGCATACGCTTTTACAAGCGCCGTGCCTTCCGTCTGCAACGGCACTTGCAGCGGCTACAGCTGTCGGCGCGGGCGATTGCGCTGGCAATACCACTCTCCACCGAAGAATTGAATGCCGTGATCGAACGACTGATCGAAGCGTTTGCCGACGATGACGGCTATATCCGTTTAATGGTCACACGCGGCGCCGGACCGTTGGGATTGAATCCCAATAGCTGTTCGCAGCCCAATGTCATCGCCATCGCCGACCAGTTGACGATGATTGCAATCGCTGAACAACAGGCCGGGGCGCGGCTAATCGTGTCCTCGGTACGCCGCTTGCCGGCCGACGGCCTCGATCCGCGCATCAAAAGCCTGAATTATTTGAACCACATTCTGGCCAAAATCGAAGCCAACCATGCCGGTGCCGACGAAGCGATACTGCTCAACGGCCAAGGCCGGGTCGCGGAGGGCACCGCCGACAACATCTTCATCGTCCGCAACGGCCGCTTGCTGACGCCGCCGTGCAGCGAAGGCGCGCTGGAAGGCATCACCCGAGAATTGGTGTTAAAGTTGGCGCAAGACAATGGTATCGAAACCAGGGAGCAGCCATTGGGCGTGTACGACCTCTACGCCGCCGACGAATGTTTCTTGACCGGCACCGGTGCGGAACTGATTCCGGTCGCCAGTATCGACTGCCGATCATTGCCAAATTGCCCCGGCCTGGTATTCCGACACTTGCAACAGGCTTTTCGGCGGACCATAGACCAAGAGTGCGGAGTGGTCTTATGAATTTATTGGAAAATTTGCAGTTGCAGGCGCGATACAGCCAGTGGGTCAATCAGCGTCTGTACAGCGCATGCGCATCCTTGCCGGACGCCGAACGCAAATAGGTATGCGCAATGCGGCCGACGCCGGCAAGCGTTTAGTACTGGGTAAAAGCGCGCTTAAAGCGTTGGCGGTATTGTGAGAACGACGATGCCTAACCGGACAACGACTGGGATGCCGGTAAATTTGCCGCGACGATTGTCGATGCGCCGTATCTTTTAGCACCTGGAGACTTACCATGATTGAACAATCAACTCTAAAAGACGCCGAACGTGTCGTTCGCGTGCTGATGGCGATCATTCTGCTCACTGCCGGCACCAGCAAGTTTTTCAGCCACGGCGGTTTTTTCGAATACTACGCGGGGTTGTTTCAAGGCGACCTTCGTATTCGGCTTCCCACATGGCTGGTCAAGGCTTACTTGTACGCGATACCGTTCATCGAAATCGGACTCGGCTGCGTACTTCTCAGCAATCGCCATAAAGTGCTTGCCGTTTACGGCTGGTTTGCCTTCATGCTTAGCCTGCTCATTGGTCACTACATCTTGCAAGAATGGTCTTCCGTCAGTCAGATGCTCGACTATTTCTTTCTAGGATTGCTTTGCTTGGTATTGCCCAACCATCAATCGTGGCTTAGACGGGACATTGCATGACTGACCGGCGGATCCGGACGCTAGGGTTTGCTCTAGGTGTGCAGCGTGAATTTTAGACGACTGACGCGTGTTGTCGCGGTCCTGCTTTTGCTTTCCGGCACTGTGTTGACTGGCTACTATGCCAACGAAATCCGTGTTGCGCGTAGCGAGACGCCCAAAATTCTAGCCCTAGCCTGGCAAACCCACGGCAAACGGATCAGCTTACGGGATCTGCCGCTCCAACGTTTGCAATGGCTCCTGGCGATCGAGGATCCGGCCTTTTACGAACACCAAGGGGTGGACCTCTACACACCGGGTGCGGGCATGACGACGATCAGCCAGGGTTTGGTCAGCTGAATTACAGCCTGAAAAACGACGGTCTGACTTATGTTTCGGAAGACCCATTGAAACTGTCGGATATCAGTGGCGTCTGCAAGAGGCCGAACGGACGCTGAAAGCATTGGGCCGGTTTCAATTGCTGGAACGGCGTTTGCTGCCCAATTACCAGTTTGGACCAACTGATATCGTGGTCACCATCGGCCAGGATGGACTGGTAGCCAATACCCTGAAATATCTCGAAGGCCAGCCGGTCATTGCCATCAATCCCGATCCTGGTCGATGGGATGGGAAACTGCTGCCCTTCGAAATAGGGGAGTTACAATCAGCGGTGACGAAAACGATAGCCGGAAAATCGGCTTGTAAAACCATTACCTTTGCCGAGGCTAGGACCAATGATGGTCAACGCATTCTGGCAGTCAATGACCTGTTTGTCGGACCGAAAAGCCACACTTCGGCACGATACCTGCTGTCGTGGAATGGCCGAGAGGAAACTCAATCGTCGTCGGGCATCATTATCTCGACAGGCTTTGGCTCGACTGGCTGGTTTCAGTCGATCTTGGCAGGGGCCTTAGGCGTTTCCGGCAGCGAGTCCCATCCGCTTAAGAAGGGTTTTGCCTGGCATGAACAACGCTTGCAATTTACCGTTCGTGAACCGTTTCCGAGCCTGACTACCGGTACCAGCTTGGTATTCGGCGCCATCACACCCGCCACTCCGCTCAAACTGGAATCGCAGATGCCTGAAAATGGCGTGATCTTCTCGGACGGTATTGAAACCGACTATTTGGCATTCAATTCCGGTACCGTGGTGACGATCAGTTTGGCAGCGACTCAAGGGCAATTGATCGTTTGAATTTGGAATTTGACACATATGTAGGTATTTCAACGCCCCCGTCGGTTTCAAATTGAAACCAATCTGACGCCACCAACAAAAGACCAGCTTTGGCAATGATGGATTTTTGAAGTATCAAATGCTCGGAATCGGCCATAGGACTAAGAGAAATAGTCAAATCTGGTGTACGGCTGAATTGAATCAGGCGGCCATCTGCTGGGTTTCTTCAGTTTTCCACGTTTCCGTGATGACAGCGATGCCGTCCTGACAACGGATGCCCTCAATCACCTCTGGCAGGCGTTTAAATCCGCGTATCTTGCGCCAACTTTTTTCGGCGACCAGCGCCAGTCGGAACACCAAACCCAACAAGGTATTGCGGGACAGGCAATTCTTAGTGCAGGTCGTTCGATGGCGAATAAAATCAACAACTTGTTAATGCAAGTTTGGCTTTAAAGGAGGGTGGAATGTTTTCTTCTGGGTTTTTGGACATCTTCTAATGGACTGTTCAATTTCTCGGCGCAAGCCCTCCGAACAGCATCATCCGGGCAAAAACGGACAGATTGCAAGGGTGCTTTTGACCTGTTGCTACGCCAACACTATGGTGGGGAAATTATTTCCGTTAGTCGTCTCCATTTCAAATAACCGGTTTCAAGGAACGTTAGGTTTCTATTGTCAACCGACTAAAGCGCTCAAGCGCTACCGGTTTTACGCCACTTAGTAACAAGACAAAAGCAATACGCGATTATGAATTGCATTTGAAATTAGGGGCGGAAATTCAAAGACGAAATTTCATTCAACATTGGGTTGGATAGAACCGGAGGCAAGATGTTAAACGAGCGACATTATTTTGATGGTTCCGCCGTTGATGTTTTAAGGGTAGAAGGAGCCACTTCTCTGACGGATGTGTTGCAGCGACGCGCAGAATGTCATCCTCACCGGATTGCGTATACATTTTTGGATTATGGCGCATCAGGCCAGCATTCGCTGACCTATGGCGAACTGAACGCAAAATCCAGGCAATTAGCCGCATTGTTGCAGCAGATGGGTTTGCAAGGTGAGCGAGCCTTATTACTCTATCCGCCCGGCCTGGATTACATCGTAGCCTTTTTTGCTTGCCTTTGCGCAGGGGCGATTGCTGTTCCGGCCTATCCGCCGAGTAATAATCGGCATATGCCCAGACTACAGGCCATTCTCGATGACAGCAAAGCCAAAATAATTCTTACCACCCAGCAAGTTGCCAATAACATTCGTCATTTCCCCAGCGCCACGGGTGATTTGTTAGATAAACATTGGTTGCAAACTGATGTCGTCGAACACAATGTCGATGCAAGCTCATGGCAGGCCCCTATCTTACAAGCGAAGGATTTGGCCTTTCTACAATACACCTCGGGCTCTACCGGCGACGCAAAGGGGGTGATGATTAGCCACGGTAACCTGATGGCTAATCAACAGTTAATCAAACGCCGATTTGGCCACGACGAACGGTCGACTGTGGTCGGTTGGCTCCCGCTTTATCACGACATGGGCCTGATCGGTAATGTCATGCAACCCTTGTATTGCGGGGCTAGCGCCGTTTTGATGTCCCCGATGGCCTTTTTGGAAAAACCGCTACGCTGGTTGCAAGCCATTAGCGATTACCGTGCGCATACCAGTGGCGGTCCTAACTTTGCCTACGATTTGTGCGTCCAAAAAATCAGTCGCGATGAGTTGATGGGGATTGATCTGAGCAGTTGGCAACTGGCATTCAATGGCGCCGAACCTATCAATCCGCTGACCTTGCAACGATTTAGCGACGCATTTAAGGCATGTGGATTCCAACGGCGTTCATTTTATCCCTGTTATGGCCTGGCCGAAGCAACATTACTGGCGACTGGCGGTGATAAACAATCCCTTCCAAAGATTCGCGCATTCGATAAAGCTGCCTTGGAACAACGCATAGTCCATTCGATTGATGATCATCAATTGAATGCCAGAAGCCTTGTAGGATGCGGAACCATCGATATTCATGATGGACAAGACTTGCGTATTGTCGATCCTGATAACGCCACTTGTTGCCCGAATGGTCGAATCGGAGAAATTTGGCTGAGCGGTCCCTGTATCGCCCGGGGCTATTGGCAGAATCCTGACGTTAGCGGAAAAACATTTGTTTACGATGCCCATGGCCAACCCTGGTTACGCACGGGTGACTTGGGATTTATCGACGGTGGAGAATTGTTCGTTTCCGGGCGCCTGAAAGATCTGATCATTATTCGTGGCCGTAATTATTATCCGCACGATCTTGAGTACGCTGTCGAAGCTGCAACCGATGCTTTGAATCCTGCATCGACAGCGGCATTTTCGGTTGATGAAGGCGATGGCGAAAGGCTGATTGTGTTAGCCGAATTAAAACGAAATCGGGTCAGACAAGGTGATTATCGAAGCGAGTTCTCGGCTATCCGTGCCCGGTTGACCGAAGAATGCGGTATCCAAGCCGACCAGATTTTGTTTCTAAAACCCGGTGCCATTTTAAAGACCAGTAGCGGAAAACTTCGGCGAAACGCTTGCCGTGAGCTTTTTATCCAGCATGGGTTTGAATTTATCGCCATCGACAACTTACAAGTGACGAGTGAAATATCACAGTCTTTAGTGAGTGTTGATTCGGGGGCAAGCGAACGCCGCTTATTGCGCCAAGCGTTACTGGCGATAGATAGCGGCAACGCCGCCGATTTATTGGCGGGACATCTTGCGCTGAAAGCCTCGGCATTATCCGGATTGGCCGCAGGTACCGTCGAAACAAACCATACGCTATCGC harbors:
- a CDS encoding PLP-dependent aminotransferase family protein; this encodes MNLRYENLAEHLYNAIAQNLYRPGERLPSVRQLSRQHQVSTATAVSALRLLEDQGHLEARQRSGYYVKPRPRSSLHEPTMSAPPREPTLVTGQEWVLRLVKATNDPKIVQLGAAVPAAAFLPTQKMAQLSASVARRYSQRIANYEFPPGEPELRRQIARRMSEQGCPVDPDDILITNGCQEAMTLALRAVTKPGDIVAVESPTFYGLLQVIESLSLRAIEIPTHPRDGIALDALQLACEQWPIKACIAVPNYSNPLGYCMSDERKRALVELVNRHKIALIEDDIYGDLGFGPQRPSMAKNWDSEGRVLYCSSFSKSLCPGLRVGWLVAGPYLEQTEYLKYVGNLATPTHAQLTVAEMLAKGGYERHLRQARNQYRQAVDRMTAAIGAYFPLGTRVTQPEGGFVIWVELPETVDATALSRRALERGISIAPGPMFSATQKYRNFIRLNCAVDWDERINQALVRLAQMVGGQ
- a CDS encoding MauE/DoxX family redox-associated membrane protein, whose translation is MIEQSTLKDAERVVRVLMAIILLTAGTSKFFSHGGFFEYYAGLFQGDLRIRLPTWLVKAYLYAIPFIEIGLGCVLLSNRHKVLAVYGWFAFMLSLLIGHYILQEWSSVSQMLDYFFLGLLCLVLPNHQSWLRRDIA
- a CDS encoding sugar kinase; amino-acid sequence: MLPNYQFGPTDIVVTIGQDGLVANTLKYLEGQPVIAINPDPGRWDGKLLPFEIGELQSAVTKTIAGKSACKTITFAEARTNDGQRILAVNDLFVGPKSHTSARYLLSWNGREETQSSSGIIISTGFGSTGWFQSILAGALGVSGSESHPLKKGFAWHEQRLQFTVREPFPSLTTGTSLVFGAITPATPLKLESQMPENGVIFSDGIETDYLAFNSGTVVTISLAATQGQLIV
- a CDS encoding helix-turn-helix domain-containing protein, whose amino-acid sequence is MVCPLAATHQSALDSLCETLLDLLALAEIRPNAIQSSRSQAVTLLEIKRHVEQRLADPALNASGIAQAVGPSAHYINALFEQERQSLMRYVLQRCLERCHQAIAQRQTAGLTISRIAFRGSFNDLAHFSRVFKKQYGVSPSALKLAE
- the ilvE gene encoding branched-chain-amino-acid transaminase, translated to MVKQSVTWLNGQLLPTEQATVPVNDHGLLYGDGVFEGIRFYKRRAFRLQRHLQRLQLSARAIALAIPLSTEELNAVIERLIEAFADDDGYIRLMVTRGAGPLGLNPNSCSQPNVIAIADQLTMIAIAEQQAGARLIVSSVRRLPADGLDPRIKSLNYLNHILAKIEANHAGADEAILLNGQGRVAEGTADNIFIVRNGRLLTPPCSEGALEGITRELVLKLAQDNGIETREQPLGVYDLYAADECFLTGTGAELIPVASIDCRSLPNCPGLVFRHLQQAFRRTIDQECGVVL